GACAGGTTGCCGGGCAGCGTGTTGCTGTTCTGGGTCGAGATGCTCACGACCGCCGTCTTGAGGTTCGACACGTCGTTCTGCACACCCGAGTCACGCGCGTTGTTCTGCACGCCGAGGTACACCGGGATGGCGATCGCGGCGAGGATGCCGATGATGATCACGACCACCAGGAGCTCGATGAGCGTGAAGCCCTTGTCGGACTCCTTGGCGATCTCGTTGCGGCGAGCGTTGAGCTTGCCCAGCAGCGCGAAGTACATGGTCGTTCCATTCTTCCAAGAATGCATTCGGGTGGGTGGGGGCTGTGCTGCCGCCGCCGTCAAGCGTATGGACGGCACTTTCTGTGCATAATCCCGAGAACGGGGGGTGGAACGGCAGCAAAATACCCCCACTACCGGGGTCAGCTCGTGACCAAACCACCCCTGAACGGGGCATACGCGTCAGTGGATGAGCGAGGAGATCTTGAAGATCGGCAGGTACAGCGCGATGATCATGCCGCCGACCACGACACCCAAGAATGCGATCAACAATGGCTCGATCAATGCGGTCAACGCCTCGGTCGTGGATTCCACCTCGTTGTCGTAGAAGACCGCGATCTTCTCCAGCATCACCTCGAGGGAACCGGCGTCCTCGCCGACCGCGACCATCTGCGAGACCATCTCCGGGAACACGCTCTCGCGCGCCAGGGGTTCAGCGATCGACTCGCCCTTCCGGACCGCTTCGGCGACCCGCTCCAGCGCGCGCTGGACCGTGAAGTTGTTCGAGACCTCGCCGACGATCTGCAGCGCCTGCAGGATCGGCACGCCGGCGCTGATCATGTTCGAGAAGTTCCGGGCGAAGCGTGCGATGACGATCTTGCGGTTGAGCGCGCCGAAGACCGGGAGCTTCAGTCGCAGCGGGTCGACGACGGCGCGGACGGCATCGGTGTGCTGCTTCGCGCGCCACCAGAACCAGCCGGCGACGACCGCGGCGACGAGGATCGGCCCGACCCACACCATCGCGTTCGAGGCGTAGACGAGCAGCAGCGTCGGCAGCGGCAACTGCCCCCCGAGCGACGCGAACATCTTCTGGAAGATCGGCACGATGAAGACGAGCATCACCACGACCGCGACCAGCGACATCACGAGCACCACGACGGGGTAGGTCATCGCGGACTTGATCGTCGACCGGAGCTTGTGCTCCTTCTCGAAGTTCGTCGCGATCGAGTCCATCGCCTGGTCGAGGAAGCCGCCGGTCTCCCCCGCACGGATCATGTTGATCATGATCGGCGGGAAGTCCACCGGGTACTTGCCGACCGCGTCCGAGAACGAGACACCGCGCTCGACGTCGTCCCGCACCTTGCCGAGGATCTCCTTGAGCTTCTTGCTCTCGGTCTGGTCGGCCAGGATCGTGAGGGCCCGGAGCAGGGAGAGCCCCGACGACAGCATCGTCGAGGCCTGCCGCGACATGATCGCGAGGTCCTTCAGCCCGACGCCTCGCTCGAACCCCGGGATCTTGATCTCCGTCTGCAGCCCGGTGCCCGGCTTCGCCTCGGTGATCGCGATCGGCGAGACGCCCATCCCCCGGAGTCGCTGGACGACGGCACCCTCGGACGCGGCGTCGAGCCGTCCCTTGACGAGCTTCCCGCTGCCGTCCCGTCCCCGGTAGTCGTACGCGAGCGACATCAGTGGCCCCCCGAGAACTTGTCGCCGAAGTCGATCTCCGAGGCGGCGATCGCCGCCGCGGACGAGTCAGACGGCGACTCGACGCGCTGCACGAGGCGGTCGAAGCCGTCCTCGTCCTGCACCTTCTCCATCGCGGCGGCCCGGGTGATGGTGCCGACGTTGACGAGTTCGGCGAGGTCCTGGTCCATGGTGTGCATGCCGCTGTCCCGCCCGGCCTGCATGGCCGAGGTGATCTGGTAGGTCTTGCCCTCGCGGACCAGGTTGGCGATGGCCGGGGTGGTCCGCATGATCTCGGTGGCGACGACGCGGCCGGAGCC
The Curtobacterium citreum genome window above contains:
- a CDS encoding type II secretion system F family protein gives rise to the protein MSLAYDYRGRDGSGKLVKGRLDAASEGAVVQRLRGMGVSPIAITEAKPGTGLQTEIKIPGFERGVGLKDLAIMSRQASTMLSSGLSLLRALTILADQTESKKLKEILGKVRDDVERGVSFSDAVGKYPVDFPPIMINMIRAGETGGFLDQAMDSIATNFEKEHKLRSTIKSAMTYPVVVLVMSLVAVVVMLVFIVPIFQKMFASLGGQLPLPTLLLVYASNAMVWVGPILVAAVVAGWFWWRAKQHTDAVRAVVDPLRLKLPVFGALNRKIVIARFARNFSNMISAGVPILQALQIVGEVSNNFTVQRALERVAEAVRKGESIAEPLARESVFPEMVSQMVAVGEDAGSLEVMLEKIAVFYDNEVESTTEALTALIEPLLIAFLGVVVGGMIIALYLPIFKISSLIH
- a CDS encoding type II secretion system protein codes for the protein MYFALLGKLNARRNEIAKESDKGFTLIELLVVVIIIGILAAIAIPVYLGVQNNARDSGVQNDVSNLKTAVVSISTQNSNTLPGNLSTKAASGLNAAGVTGGQSWSAAGATWSDAEAQLVYSGSGTSFCVMGISSTGKSFAATETAGVKAGSCSGTSFSAANATVTP